In Jaculus jaculus isolate mJacJac1 chromosome 11, mJacJac1.mat.Y.cur, whole genome shotgun sequence, the following proteins share a genomic window:
- the Cdip1 gene encoding cell death-inducing p53-target protein 1 isoform X1, with product MSNEPPPPYPGGPTAPLLEEKSGAPSTPGRTSPAVMQPPPGMPLPPADIGPPPYEPPGHTMPQPGFVPPHMSADGTYMPPGFYPPPGPHPPMGYYPAGPYPPGPYPGPGGHTATVLVPSGAATTVTVLQGEIFEGAPVQTVCPHCQQAITTKISYEIGLMNFVLGFFCCFMGCDLGCCLIPCLINDFKDVTHTCPSCKAYIYTYKRLC from the exons ATGTCTAATGAACCACCCCCTCCTTACCCTGGGGGCCCCACAGCTCCCCTACTGGAGGAGAAAAGTGGAGCCCCATCTACCCCAG GTCGCACCTCCCCAGCGGTGATGCAGCCCCCACCAGGCATGCCACTGCCTCCTGCTGACATTGGCCCCCCACCCTATGAACCACCTGGCCACACAATGCCCCAGCCTGGCTTTGTGCCCCCTCATATGAGTGCAGATGGCACCTACATGCCTCCAG GTTTCTACCCTCCTCCAGGCCCTCACCCACCCATGGGCTACTATCCAGCAGGACCCTACCCGCCAGGGCCCTACCCTGGCCCTGGAGGCCACACAGCAACAGTCTTGGTGCCATCGGGGGCTGCCACCACAGTAACCGTACTGCAGGGAGAGATCTTTGAAGGTGCGCCTGTGCAGACAGTGTGCCCCCACTGCCAGCAGGCCATCACCACCAAGATCTCCTACGAGATAGGCCTGATGAACTTTGTGCTGGGTTTCTTCTGCTGCTTCATGGG GTGTGATCTGGGTTGCTGTTTGATCCCCTGCCTCATCAATGACTTCAAGGATGTGACGCACACATGCCCCAGCTGCAAGGCCTACATCTATACGTACAAGCGCTTGTGCTGA
- the Cdip1 gene encoding cell death-inducing p53-target protein 1 isoform X2, whose translation MSNEPPPPYPGGPTAPLLEEKSGAPSTPGFYPPPGPHPPMGYYPAGPYPPGPYPGPGGHTATVLVPSGAATTVTVLQGEIFEGAPVQTVCPHCQQAITTKISYEIGLMNFVLGFFCCFMGCDLGCCLIPCLINDFKDVTHTCPSCKAYIYTYKRLC comes from the exons ATGTCTAATGAACCACCCCCTCCTTACCCTGGGGGCCCCACAGCTCCCCTACTGGAGGAGAAAAGTGGAGCCCCATCTACCCCAG GTTTCTACCCTCCTCCAGGCCCTCACCCACCCATGGGCTACTATCCAGCAGGACCCTACCCGCCAGGGCCCTACCCTGGCCCTGGAGGCCACACAGCAACAGTCTTGGTGCCATCGGGGGCTGCCACCACAGTAACCGTACTGCAGGGAGAGATCTTTGAAGGTGCGCCTGTGCAGACAGTGTGCCCCCACTGCCAGCAGGCCATCACCACCAAGATCTCCTACGAGATAGGCCTGATGAACTTTGTGCTGGGTTTCTTCTGCTGCTTCATGGG GTGTGATCTGGGTTGCTGTTTGATCCCCTGCCTCATCAATGACTTCAAGGATGTGACGCACACATGCCCCAGCTGCAAGGCCTACATCTATACGTACAAGCGCTTGTGCTGA
- the Hmox2 gene encoding heme oxygenase 2 isoform X2 yields MSAEVETSEGVDESEKKNSVVLEKENFTKMADLSELLKEGTKEAHDRAENTQFVKDFLKGNIKKELFKLATTALYFTYSALEEEMDRNKDHPAFAPLYFPVELHRKEALTKDMEYFFGENWEEQVKCSEAAQKYVERIHYIGQNEPELLVAHAYTRYMGDLSGGQVLKKVAQRALKLPSTGEGTQFYLFENVDNAQQFKQLYRARMNALDLNLKTKERIVEEANKAFEFNMQIFSELDQAGSMLARETLEDGLPIHDGKGDVRKCPFYAAQQDKGSLEGSSCPFRTAMAVLRKPSLQFILAASVALFAGLIAWYYM; encoded by the exons ATGTCAGCAGAAGTGGAGACCTCTGAGGGGGTAGACGAGTCAGAGAAAAAGAACTCCGTGGTCCTAGAAAAGGAAAACTTTACCAA AATGGCAGACCTCTCTGAGCTCCTGAAGGAAGGGACCAAGGAAGCACATGACCGAGCAGAAAATACTCAGTTTGTCAAGGACTTCTTGAAAGGCAACATTAAGAAGGAGCTATTTAAG CTGGCCACTACTGCACTTTACTTCACATACTCCGCCCTTGAGGAGGAAATGGACCGCAACAAGGACCACCCAGCCTTTGCTCCCTTGTACTTCCCTGTGGAGCTACACCGGAAGGAGGCACTGACCAAGGACATGGAGTATTTCTTTGGTGAAAACTGGGAGGAGCAGGTGAAGTGCTCCGAGGCTGCCCAGAAGTACGTGGAACGGATCCATTACATAGGGCAGAATGAGCCAGAGCTGCTGGTCGCCCATGCTTACACTCGCTACATGGGGGACCTCTCAGGGGGCCAGGTGCTGAAGAAGGTAGCCCAGCGGGCACTGAAACTCCCCAGTACTGGAGAAGGGACCCAGTTCTACCTATTTGAAAATGTGGACAATGCCCAGCAGTTCAAGCAGTTGTATCGGGCCAGGATGAACGCCTTGGATCTGAACCTGAAGACCAAAGAGAGGATTGTGGAGGAGGCCAATAAGGCCTTTGAATTCAACATGCAG ATATTCAGTGAACTGGACCAGGCTGGTTCCATGCTGGCCAGAGAAACCTTGGAGGATGGGCTCCCCATTCATGACGGGAAGGGAGATGTGCGCAAATGCCCCTTTTATGCTGCTCAGCAAGACAAAG GTTCGCTGGAGGGCAGCAGCTGCCCCTTCCGGACAGCCATGGCTGTGCTGAGGAAGCCCAGCCTCCAGTTCATTCTGGCCGCAAGTGTGGCTCTGTTTGCTGGACTCATAGCCTGGTACTACATGTGA
- the Hmox2 gene encoding heme oxygenase 2 isoform X1 has translation MQASYWLDLTGISTLKKDKSEGSKNHVATMSAEVETSEGVDESEKKNSVVLEKENFTKMADLSELLKEGTKEAHDRAENTQFVKDFLKGNIKKELFKLATTALYFTYSALEEEMDRNKDHPAFAPLYFPVELHRKEALTKDMEYFFGENWEEQVKCSEAAQKYVERIHYIGQNEPELLVAHAYTRYMGDLSGGQVLKKVAQRALKLPSTGEGTQFYLFENVDNAQQFKQLYRARMNALDLNLKTKERIVEEANKAFEFNMQIFSELDQAGSMLARETLEDGLPIHDGKGDVRKCPFYAAQQDKGSLEGSSCPFRTAMAVLRKPSLQFILAASVALFAGLIAWYYM, from the exons GACAAGAGTGAGGGCAGCAAGAACCACGTGGCAACAATGTCAGCAGAAGTGGAGACCTCTGAGGGGGTAGACGAGTCAGAGAAAAAGAACTCCGTGGTCCTAGAAAAGGAAAACTTTACCAA AATGGCAGACCTCTCTGAGCTCCTGAAGGAAGGGACCAAGGAAGCACATGACCGAGCAGAAAATACTCAGTTTGTCAAGGACTTCTTGAAAGGCAACATTAAGAAGGAGCTATTTAAG CTGGCCACTACTGCACTTTACTTCACATACTCCGCCCTTGAGGAGGAAATGGACCGCAACAAGGACCACCCAGCCTTTGCTCCCTTGTACTTCCCTGTGGAGCTACACCGGAAGGAGGCACTGACCAAGGACATGGAGTATTTCTTTGGTGAAAACTGGGAGGAGCAGGTGAAGTGCTCCGAGGCTGCCCAGAAGTACGTGGAACGGATCCATTACATAGGGCAGAATGAGCCAGAGCTGCTGGTCGCCCATGCTTACACTCGCTACATGGGGGACCTCTCAGGGGGCCAGGTGCTGAAGAAGGTAGCCCAGCGGGCACTGAAACTCCCCAGTACTGGAGAAGGGACCCAGTTCTACCTATTTGAAAATGTGGACAATGCCCAGCAGTTCAAGCAGTTGTATCGGGCCAGGATGAACGCCTTGGATCTGAACCTGAAGACCAAAGAGAGGATTGTGGAGGAGGCCAATAAGGCCTTTGAATTCAACATGCAG ATATTCAGTGAACTGGACCAGGCTGGTTCCATGCTGGCCAGAGAAACCTTGGAGGATGGGCTCCCCATTCATGACGGGAAGGGAGATGTGCGCAAATGCCCCTTTTATGCTGCTCAGCAAGACAAAG GTTCGCTGGAGGGCAGCAGCTGCCCCTTCCGGACAGCCATGGCTGTGCTGAGGAAGCCCAGCCTCCAGTTCATTCTGGCCGCAAGTGTGGCTCTGTTTGCTGGACTCATAGCCTGGTACTACATGTGA